The following are encoded together in the Lathyrus oleraceus cultivar Zhongwan6 chromosome 3, CAAS_Psat_ZW6_1.0, whole genome shotgun sequence genome:
- the LOC127130381 gene encoding 3-isopropylmalate dehydratase large subunit, chloroplastic has protein sequence MSHREGEIYLASPYTAATSCSSVLVVVVSQTSINGFLPCSSTDHLLLPHQEGSESLRFPFIIIIFSVMSETRFQEYLLFSYPASANTTPTFYHWISEDSQKILARAAEKEKVIPRDNIWVNVDVLMTHDVCGPGSIGIFKKEFGEDAKVWDREKLDLSNFKVNPDYKGVCHIALAQEGHCRPGEVLLGTDSHTCTAGAFGQFATGIGNTDAGFVLGAEKLLLKVAPTLRFVLDGEMPSYFLAKDLILQIISEISMAGATYKSMEFVGSTVESLTMEERMTLCNMVVEAGEKNGVIPPDSQARFLSECRFDVTKSEPLVAKPHSPDNRALSRECKDVKIDRVYIRSCTGGKTEDFMAAAKKFLASGKKVKLPTILVPATQKVWMDVYSLPVPGSGGKICS, from the exons ATGAGCCACAGGGAAGGTGAAATATATTTGGCATCCCCGTATACAGCCGCCACATCTTGTTCAAGTGTACTTGTCGTCGTTGTTTCTCAGACATCAATCAATGGTTTCCTCCCTTGTTCCTCCACCGACCACCTTCTTCTTCCACACCAAGAGGGATCTGAGTCTCTCCGTTTTCccttcatcatcatcatcttctcAGTGATGTCAGAAACACGCTTCCAGGAGTATCTCTTGTTCAGTTACCCCGCCTCAGCAAACACAACGCCAACCTTCTACCACTGGATCAGTGAAGACAGCCAGAAGATATTGGCTAGAGCTGCTGAGAAGGAGAAGGTCATACCTAGGGATAATATTTGGGTCAATGTTGATGTTTTGATGACACATGATGTCTGTGGTCCTGGTTCTATTGGGATTTTTAAGAAGGAGTTTGGTGAGGATGCTAAGGTTTGGGATCGTGAAAAGCTT GATCTTAGTAATTTTAAGGTAAATCCAGATTACAAAGGTGTTTGTCACATCGCTCTTGCTCAGGAAGGTCATTGTAGGCCTGGAGAGGTTCTCTTGGGCACTGATTCTCACACTTGTACTGCTGGAGCATTTGGTCAATTTGCAACAGGGATCGGTAATACTGATGCTGGTTTTGTTTTGGGAGCAGAGAAGCTTTTGCTCAAGGTGGCTCCAACTCTGAGATTTGTATTGGATGGAGAAATGCCAAGTTATTTTCTTGCAAAGGATTTAATTCTGCAAATTATTAGTGAAATATCCATGGCTGGTGCAACTTACAAATCTATGGAGTTTGTTGGCTCAACCGTTGAAAGTTTAACTATGGAAGAACGAATGACATTGTGCAACATGGTAGTTGAAGCTGGAGAAAAGAACGGTGTTATTCCTCCTGACAGT CAAGCAAGATTTCTTTCTGAGTGTAGATTTGATGTCACAAAGTCGGAGCCACTGGTGGCCAAGCCTCATTCACCGGATAATCGAGCTTTATCAAGGGAGTGCAAGGATGTGAAAATTGACAGAGTATACATAAGATCTTGTACGGGTGGGAAAACAGAAGATTTCATGGCTGCCGCAAAAAAATTTCTAGCATCGGGTAAAAAGGTTAAACTTCCGACGATTCTTGTCCCAGCAACACAGAAGGTTTGGATGGATGTGTACAGCCTCCCTGTCCCCGGTTCAGGTGGTAAGATTTGCTCATAG